The following proteins are encoded in a genomic region of Elgaria multicarinata webbii isolate HBS135686 ecotype San Diego chromosome 16, rElgMul1.1.pri, whole genome shotgun sequence:
- the FOXB1 gene encoding forkhead box protein B1, with the protein MPRPGRNTYSDQKPPYSYISLTAMAIQSSAEKMLPLSEIYKFIMDRFPYYRENTQRWQNSLRHNLSFNDCFIKIPRRPDQPGKGSFWALHPSCGDMFENGSFLRRRKRFKVLKADPLAPSKPSEAAAAQHYLQQQAKLRLSALAAGGGGGGGGGGGGGPHLPPMPPYSLGVSPPSSFKHPFAIENIIAREYKMPGGLAFSAMQPVPAAYPLPNQLPAGWPHMYGSGMLDAAASPIAMAGGDYGAAAAAAAAAAAYGVPLKPLCHGGQTLPAIPVPIKATPAAAAVPALPALPAPLPAILSNSPPSLSPTSSQTAASQSSPATPSETLTSPASALHAVVAVH; encoded by the coding sequence atgcCTCGCCCGGGCCGCAACACGTACAGCGACCAGAAGCCGCCGTACTCGTACATCTCGCTGACGGCCATGGCCATCCAGAGCTCGGCGGAGAAGATGCTGCCGCTGAGCGAGATCTACAAGTTCATCATGGACCGCTTCCCGTACTATCGGGAGAACACGCAGCGCTGGCAGAACTCGCTGCGCCACAACCTCTCCTTCAACGACTGCTTCATCAAGATCCCGCGGCGGCCCGACCAGCCGGgcaagggcagcttctgggcgctGCACCCCAGCTGCGGGGACATGTTCGAGAACGGCAGCTTCCTGCGGCGCCGCAAGCGCTTCAAGGTGCTCAAGGCCGACCCGCTGGCGCCCTCCAAGCCGTCcgaggccgccgccgcccagcACTACCTCCAGCAGCAGGCCAAGCTGCGCCTCAGCGCCCTGGCGgccggcgggggcgggggcggcggcggcggcggcggcgggggcccGCACCTGCCCCCCATGCCGCCCTACAGCCTGGGCGTCTCGCCGCCGTCCAGCTTCAAGCACCCGTTCGCCATCGAGAACATCATCGCGCGCGAGTACAAGATGCCCGGCGGGCTGGCCTTCTCGGCCATGCAGCCCGTGCCGGCCGCCTACCCGctgcccaaccagctgcccgcCGGCTGGCCCCACATGTACGGCTCGGGCATGCTGGACGCGGCGGCCAGCCCCATCGCCATGGCCGGCGGCGACTATGGCGCGGCCGCcgccgcggccgccgccgccgccgcctacgGGGTGCCGCTCAAGCCGCTGTGCCACGGCGGACAGACGCTGCCGGCCATCCCGGTGCCCATCAAGGCCACgccggccgccgccgccgtgcCCGCGCTGCCCGCGCTGCCCGCGCCCCTGCCCGCCATCCTGTCGAACTCGCCGCCCTCGCTCAGCCCCACGTCGTCGCAGACCGCCGCCAGCCAAAGCAGCCCGGCCACCCCCAGCGAGACGCTCACCAGCCCGGCCTCGGCCCTGCACGCCGTGGTCGCGGTGCACTGA